A DNA window from Aspergillus nidulans FGSC A4 chromosome V contains the following coding sequences:
- a CDS encoding phosphatidyl synthase (transcript_id=CADANIAT00003515), protein MPRFEDSDFGVEGSPSAPPARGSTLDTRSPGDRGSMGGQLPIPNDANNIVEVPATRSSISDAASFMHNLSLAPSSRDRRGSRNSFGTSLPIPRSPRVSRLSSVVPADVSRDILASQIQDMSKEKVAAAKNMAFAFDIDGVLAHGNHPIEEAKQALKMLNGDNELGIKIPYILLTNGGGKTEAARCQQLSEVLDCPISTDQFIQSHTPMQALSDYYETVLVCGGEGTKIREVAENYGFKNVILPKDIQAWDPTVSPWGHFSEQDRAEAKPRDFSKIKFDAILVFADSRDYQTDFQIIMDLLLSEDGRLLTRAKDLTQGRIPIYFSQGDLIMPTDHKGPTRLTQGLYRISIEAQYKALTGLDLERVVYGKPEEATYKYADEVLRSWMEQIHNENTLPENIYMVGDNPASDICGGNMHGWNTCLVRTGVFQGGDNDETNPANFGVFPNVLEAVKAAVRKELGQEFKLKWNPKVNPVLHGNNASAIE, encoded by the coding sequence ATGCCTCGCTTTGAGGACTCTGACTTTGGCGTCGAGGGCTCTCCCTCCGCCCCTCCTGCTCGCGGCTCTACACTCGACACCCGCTCTCCTGGAGACCGTGGCAGTATGGGTGGCCAGCTGCCCATCCCCAACGACGCCAACAACATCGTTGAGGTTCCTGCTACCCGCAGCTCTATCAGCGATGCCGCTTCGTTCATGCACAACCTGAGCCTGGCTCCCTCATCCAGGGACCGCCGCGGCTCTCGCAACTCCTTCGGCACATCCCTCCCtattcctcgctctcctcgtGTCTCGCGTCTCTCCTCTGTTGTGCCGGCCGACGTTTCCCGTGACATCCTGGCTTCTCAGATTCAGGATATGTCCAAGGAGAAAGTCGCCGCTGCGAAGAACATGGCTTTTGCTTTTGACATTGATGGTGTGCTGGCTCACGGTAACCACCCGATCGAGGAAGCCAAGCAGGCCCTGAAGATGCTCAATGGCGACAACGAGCTCGGAATCAAGATTCCTTACATTCTCTTAACCAACGGTGGTGGTAAGACCGAGGCGGCTCGTTGCCAGCAGCTTTCTGAGGTCCTCGACTGCCCCATCTCAACCGATCAGTTCATTCAGTCCCACACCCCCATGCAGGCTCTTTCCGACTACTACGAGACCGTCCTCGTCTGCGGTGGTGAGGGCACGAAGATTCGTGAGGTTGCTGAGAACTACGGCTTCAAGAACGTCATCCTCCCCAAGGACATCCAGGCCTGGGACCCTACCGTTTCCCCCTGGGGCCACTTCAGCGAGCAGGACCGCGCTGAGGCCAAGCCCCGCGACTTCTCCAAGATCAAGTTTGACGCCATCCTGGTTTTCGCCGACTCGCGCGACTACCAGACTGACTTCCAGATCATTATGGATCTGCTGCTCTCTGAGGACGGTCGTCTCCTCACGCGCGCTAAGGACCTCACCCAGGGTCGCATCCCCATCTACTTCTCCCAGGGTGACTTGATCATGCCTACAGACCACAAAGGCCCCACCCGTCTTACGCAGGGTCTCTACCGTATCTCCATTGAAGCGCAGTACAAGGCCCTGACCGGCCTCGATCTTGAGCGTGTCGTCTACGGCAAGCCCGAAGAAGCCACCTACAAGTACGCAGATGAGGTTCTGCGATCGTGGATGGAGCAAATCCACAACGAGAACACACTCCCTGAGAACATCTACATGGTCGGCGACAACCCAGCCTCCGACATTTGCGGTGGAAACATGCATGGCTGGAACACCTGCCTTGTCCGCACCGGTGTTTTCCAGGGCGGCGACAACGACGAGACGAACCCCGCCAACTTCGGCGTCTTCCCTAACGTCCTTGAGGCCGTTAAGGCCGCTGTGCGCAAGGAGCTGGGCCAGGAGTTCAAGTTGAAGTGGAACCCCAAGGTCAACCCTGTCCTGCACGGCAACAACGCCTCCGCTATTGAATAG